One genomic window of Sporocytophaga myxococcoides DSM 11118 includes the following:
- a CDS encoding sugar phosphate isomerase/epimerase family protein: MTKDRRTFIKEASIVAGGLTLLSSVPSGLFAADKFDFKISLAQWSLHKAMFSGKLTTLDFALIAKKEFGLDAVEYVNQFFADKAKDQEYLKNLKQRAEDNGVKSLLIMVDNEGSLSSTVASERKTAVENHYKWVDAAKFLGCHSIRVNLHGAGSDEEWKSASIEGLGKLAEYGANHKMNVIVENHGQHSSNGALLAEVIKQINNPFCGTLPDFGNFCMRREKGDLWESPCVEWYDRYKGVKEMLPYAKGVSAKAFNFDSKGNEQDIDFKKMLELVKASGYKGYIGIEYEGEMLDEYAGIKATKKLLEKVRAELK, from the coding sequence ATGACAAAAGACAGACGTACTTTTATAAAAGAAGCAAGTATTGTAGCTGGAGGGCTTACATTACTTTCCTCCGTTCCTTCAGGTTTATTTGCAGCTGATAAATTTGATTTTAAAATTTCCCTGGCTCAGTGGTCCCTCCACAAGGCAATGTTTTCAGGTAAACTCACTACCCTGGATTTTGCTTTAATAGCCAAAAAGGAGTTCGGACTAGACGCTGTTGAATATGTCAATCAGTTTTTTGCAGATAAAGCCAAGGATCAGGAATATTTGAAGAACTTAAAACAAAGAGCTGAGGACAATGGTGTAAAAAGCCTCCTCATTATGGTTGACAATGAAGGTTCTTTGTCTTCAACAGTTGCTTCTGAAAGAAAGACGGCTGTTGAGAATCATTACAAATGGGTTGACGCTGCAAAGTTCCTGGGATGCCATTCTATTCGCGTAAACTTACATGGAGCAGGCTCTGATGAAGAATGGAAAAGCGCATCAATTGAGGGCCTGGGCAAACTTGCTGAATACGGTGCAAATCACAAGATGAATGTCATTGTTGAAAATCATGGACAGCATTCTTCCAATGGAGCTTTGTTGGCTGAAGTAATTAAACAGATAAATAATCCGTTCTGCGGCACTCTTCCTGACTTTGGAAATTTTTGTATGAGAAGAGAAAAGGGAGATCTTTGGGAATCGCCATGTGTTGAATGGTATGACAGATACAAGGGCGTAAAAGAAATGTTGCCATATGCAAAAGGCGTTAGCGCTAAAGCTTTCAATTTTGATTCTAAAGGCAATGAACAGGATATCGACTTTAAAAAGATGCTGGAACTAGTAAAGGCGTCTGGCTATAAAGGTTATATCGGTATCGAATACGAAGGTGAAATGCTAGATGAATATGCTGGAATAAAGGCGACTAAAAAGTTGCTGGAAAAAGTAAGAGCAGAACTGAAGTGA
- a CDS encoding sugar MFS transporter, whose product MAISAPSGKISSANLDSNQKYGTALSSLMVLFFMMGFITCFNDILIPYLKVIFKLNYTQVNLINFCFFSAYFVMSIPGGRLVQKYGYKAIMITGFVIAAIGCVLFYPAAELRVYGLFLAALFILATGITLLQVAGNPYVAVLGSPSTASARLTLTQALNSFGTFAAPHVGSYLILSKLPEMPTGLDKLESYADLSPNLNAILNDILAKTELVYLQGTYLSIAAVMLLIGGTLFFMKLPAIGHGDSEINTEGMVEKSSVWQYRHLILGMVGIFTYVGAEVAIGSHIVNYLGMKDIMAMSAKEAGTYVSYYWGGAMVGRFLGTFILSKFKPGKVLGVFAIGAISLILISIASHGIIAMWTLILVGLFNSLMFPTIFTLAIKGLGKHTDQASGLLCTAIVGGAILPLLFGKVADISGGNLKLALIIPIVCYLYISFFGFKGHKPVEN is encoded by the coding sequence ATGGCAATTAGCGCTCCGTCGGGGAAGATATCTTCCGCCAATCTTGACAGTAACCAGAAATATGGTACTGCCCTTAGCTCCCTCATGGTTCTGTTCTTCATGATGGGTTTCATTACTTGTTTTAATGATATTTTGATACCGTATCTGAAGGTGATATTTAAGCTGAACTATACACAGGTAAACCTTATTAATTTTTGCTTTTTCAGTGCATATTTCGTGATGTCTATTCCTGGAGGAAGGCTTGTGCAGAAGTATGGTTACAAGGCAATTATGATCACAGGTTTTGTGATTGCTGCAATAGGATGTGTTTTGTTTTATCCTGCTGCAGAATTAAGAGTGTATGGTCTTTTCTTGGCAGCATTATTTATCCTCGCAACTGGAATTACTCTACTTCAGGTTGCAGGAAATCCCTATGTAGCAGTTCTGGGAAGCCCATCAACGGCATCTGCAAGACTTACTTTAACTCAAGCTTTAAATTCTTTTGGTACATTTGCGGCTCCACATGTTGGTAGTTATCTTATCCTTTCAAAGCTTCCTGAAATGCCAACAGGTTTGGATAAATTGGAATCATATGCAGATCTTTCTCCGAACCTTAATGCTATTTTAAATGATATATTAGCCAAAACAGAGCTTGTATACCTTCAAGGTACCTATTTATCCATTGCCGCAGTTATGTTATTAATTGGTGGTACTTTATTCTTTATGAAGCTGCCAGCAATTGGCCATGGAGATAGTGAGATAAATACTGAAGGAATGGTTGAGAAAAGCAGCGTTTGGCAGTATCGCCATTTGATACTTGGTATGGTAGGTATCTTTACTTATGTTGGGGCTGAGGTTGCTATTGGTAGTCATATTGTGAATTATCTCGGAATGAAAGATATAATGGCTATGTCTGCAAAAGAGGCAGGAACATATGTGTCCTATTATTGGGGAGGTGCAATGGTTGGACGGTTTTTAGGTACATTTATTCTATCTAAATTTAAGCCAGGAAAAGTTTTGGGTGTATTCGCAATTGGTGCTATATCGTTAATATTAATATCGATAGCAAGTCATGGAATAATTGCCATGTGGACTCTTATTTTAGTAGGTTTATTTAATTCATTAATGTTCCCTACAATCTTTACCTTAGCAATCAAAGGTCTTGGAAAGCATACAGATCAAGCCTCAGGATTACTTTGCACAGCTATTGTTGGTGGAGCAATTCTTCCTCTTCTGTTCGGAAAAGTTGCAGACATATCTGGTGGTAACCTTAAACTTGCATTGATCATACCGATTGTTTGTTATTTGTACATTTCATTCTTCGGATTCAAAGGTCATAAGCCCGTTGAGAATTAA
- a CDS encoding GNAT family N-acetyltransferase, with protein sequence MLFFVACLLKANIIVIINIRQENQSDYDVTEKLIQEAFLNADYSNHKEHILVQKLRHTENFIPKLSLVAELDNQLVGHILFTIVNIVANKTKESLALAPLSVLPEVQRQGIGSRLMKYGLAKAKELGFESVIVLGHPEYYKKFGFMKASKWNVQFPFDVPDEVFMALELKENALADAAGVVRYPSVFTE encoded by the coding sequence GTGCTTTTTTTTGTAGCTTGTTTGCTGAAAGCCAATATCATTGTGATTATAAATATCAGGCAAGAAAACCAAAGTGATTATGATGTTACAGAAAAGCTTATTCAGGAAGCTTTCCTTAATGCTGATTACTCTAATCATAAAGAACATATACTTGTTCAGAAACTTAGACATACAGAGAATTTTATTCCTAAATTGTCTCTTGTTGCAGAATTGGATAATCAACTGGTTGGTCATATACTCTTTACTATAGTGAATATTGTGGCGAATAAAACTAAAGAATCACTTGCATTGGCTCCTCTATCAGTGCTTCCGGAAGTTCAGCGTCAGGGCATAGGATCAAGGCTTATGAAATATGGTCTGGCAAAAGCAAAAGAATTAGGATTTGAGTCCGTTATAGTCTTGGGGCATCCGGAGTATTATAAGAAGTTTGGTTTTATGAAAGCTTCAAAATGGAATGTTCAATTTCCATTTGATGTTCCTGATGAAGTATTTATGGCCCTGGAATTAAAAGAAAATGCTTTGGCTGATGCTGCAGGAGTTGTACGGTATCCTAGTGTTTTCACTGAATAG
- a CDS encoding MFS transporter → MTDNYVFQFPISNAYGGKMNQPNHLRLFTASRIALVATAMTFAIRANLIGKLGAEFAISSENMGIVVGTAFWGFTLSILIGGPLCDILGMRRLIYFAFVGHISGIVLTILSTGFVSLFLSTLLIGIANGFVEAACNPLIATLYKEEKTKKLNQFHLWFPGGIVLGGLAAYFLEQFGLGWQIQLAIIIIPTIIYGILFMNQKFPSTERKSSGVSMKGMVTECTTPLFIFMVFCMFLTAATELGTNQWVAELLGNAGIPSILLLVLINGLMAFGRAFAGPVEKLLSPAGILLSSAVLSSAGLYLLSQSSGYMLFISAIVFAAGICYFWPTMLGFVSEYLPRTGELGLSIMGGAGMLSVAFILPYMGGFYDVQTLTNLPDGANLSELKEFSKGTPEFIMLTKARLIAGATTLKYISLLPLFLIFAFGWLFQFMKKKTSSYSLIQKD, encoded by the coding sequence GTGACTGATAATTATGTATTTCAGTTTCCAATTTCAAATGCTTATGGAGGAAAAATGAATCAGCCAAATCACTTAAGATTATTTACTGCGAGCAGAATAGCCTTGGTTGCCACTGCAATGACTTTTGCCATACGGGCAAATCTTATAGGCAAGCTGGGAGCAGAGTTTGCCATTTCATCTGAGAATATGGGAATAGTCGTAGGAACGGCTTTTTGGGGTTTTACATTATCTATACTTATCGGTGGTCCGCTTTGCGATATCCTCGGAATGCGAAGGTTAATTTATTTTGCTTTTGTTGGTCATATTTCAGGTATTGTCCTCACAATATTATCTACTGGTTTCGTCTCCTTATTTTTATCAACCCTGCTAATAGGAATCGCCAATGGGTTTGTTGAAGCTGCCTGCAATCCATTGATTGCGACTTTGTATAAAGAAGAGAAAACTAAAAAGCTCAATCAGTTCCATCTTTGGTTTCCAGGAGGAATAGTTCTTGGTGGGCTTGCGGCTTATTTCCTGGAACAGTTTGGGCTAGGTTGGCAAATTCAACTTGCTATTATTATAATCCCCACAATCATCTATGGAATACTCTTTATGAATCAGAAATTTCCATCAACAGAAAGGAAATCATCAGGAGTATCAATGAAGGGAATGGTAACAGAATGTACAACCCCTCTGTTTATTTTTATGGTTTTTTGTATGTTTCTTACCGCTGCTACAGAATTGGGGACAAATCAATGGGTCGCAGAACTATTGGGCAATGCAGGAATACCTTCTATTCTACTTTTGGTTTTGATAAATGGACTAATGGCTTTCGGCAGAGCATTTGCCGGACCTGTAGAAAAACTTCTATCCCCGGCAGGTATATTACTATCCTCTGCAGTACTATCTTCAGCGGGATTATATTTGTTAAGCCAATCTTCCGGATATATGCTGTTTATATCAGCTATTGTTTTTGCTGCAGGTATATGTTATTTCTGGCCGACAATGCTGGGTTTTGTTTCGGAGTATTTACCTCGCACTGGTGAACTTGGTCTTTCTATCATGGGCGGTGCAGGTATGTTATCAGTAGCATTTATTCTGCCATACATGGGAGGATTTTATGATGTTCAGACACTAACCAATCTTCCTGATGGAGCTAACCTTTCCGAACTGAAAGAATTTTCAAAGGGCACTCCTGAATTCATTATGCTAACTAAAGCAAGACTTATAGCAGGAGCAACAACATTAAAATACATTTCACTTTTACCACTTTTCCTGATCTTTGCCTTTGGATGGCTCTTTCAGTTCATGAAAAAGAAGACATCGTCTTATTCATTAATTCAAAAGGATTAA
- a CDS encoding J domain-containing protein produces the protein MGDILKVQGDLDGGESFSKEQNVFNKKVKEIKSLKKDLEDLSRALDVAQREFQKKVIPLQNDFFGLTKERLRILADYYWNEKLSKALKKDLLEVMIAECQSLNVYSDDEEVRKWLEEFETQLNAGSNEDLRKEEAAFDEAFNKFFDGYFGSDEGNDSGEEKGRKTSKEKKKVAKEAAKDEVRKRSIKEIYRGLIKIFHPDKEMDEAAKVEKEEISKEITEAYKKNDLLALLEFETSLLISDKTRIREIADDKLKIYNEVLSEQKKDLENRLYILKSKNEIVYKGMCMKNSNKEKFLRKVTSDLSERNDALIQQMFVLQNDKKYLKYFIATYLGGYEEF, from the coding sequence ATGGGAGATATATTAAAAGTACAAGGGGATCTGGATGGTGGAGAATCTTTCTCAAAAGAGCAAAACGTCTTTAACAAGAAGGTTAAAGAAATCAAAAGTCTAAAGAAGGATCTGGAAGATCTTTCTCGTGCGCTGGATGTGGCTCAAAGAGAGTTTCAGAAGAAGGTAATTCCATTGCAGAATGACTTCTTTGGTCTCACTAAAGAACGTCTCCGTATTTTGGCAGATTACTATTGGAATGAAAAGTTATCAAAGGCATTGAAGAAAGATTTGCTTGAAGTCATGATTGCTGAATGCCAAAGTCTGAATGTGTACAGTGATGATGAAGAAGTCCGGAAGTGGCTCGAGGAGTTTGAGACGCAACTAAATGCTGGATCAAATGAGGACCTACGCAAAGAGGAAGCTGCTTTTGATGAAGCCTTTAACAAGTTTTTTGATGGGTATTTTGGAAGCGATGAAGGCAATGATTCTGGTGAAGAAAAAGGGCGTAAGACTTCAAAGGAAAAAAAGAAAGTGGCTAAGGAAGCGGCCAAAGATGAGGTGCGCAAACGTTCTATTAAAGAGATTTACAGAGGCTTAATTAAGATATTTCATCCGGACAAAGAAATGGATGAAGCTGCAAAGGTGGAGAAGGAGGAGATAAGTAAGGAAATTACGGAGGCCTATAAGAAAAATGATTTACTTGCTTTGCTTGAATTTGAAACAAGCCTTTTGATTTCTGATAAGACCAGGATAAGGGAAATTGCGGATGATAAGCTAAAAATATACAACGAAGTGCTCTCTGAACAGAAGAAAGATCTTGAAAACAGGCTCTATATTTTAAAGTCAAAAAATGAGATTGTTTACAAAGGAATGTGTATGAAGAATTCTAATAAAGAAAAGTTTTTGAGAAAAGTGACTAGTGATCTGAGTGAAAGGAATGACGCTCTCATTCAGCAGATGTTTGTTTTGCAGAATGATAAAAAGTATCTGAAATATTTTATTGCAACTTACCTTGGAGGGTATGAGGAGTTTTAA
- a CDS encoding DNA alkylation repair protein, whose product MADLLKNIYNKEFFDQFCDITSTVIKDFDRKVFLKKIYDKQWEQRELKQRMKHIASVLRDFLPANYDKCISAACKLIAELRKRNIKQTSVELMFFPEIIEQYGIDHLDVSVKGMEFITQIISCEFAIRPFIIKYPKEMMKTMLAWSKHESYHVRRLASEGCRPRLPWAMAIPSLKKNPAPIFPVLENLKNDSSEFVRRSVANNLNDIAKDHPEKVLEIALKWQGKCDETDWIIKHGCRTLLKKANPDALSLFGLTTAKSVTIKNFKVDNCDIVLNDDLCFSFDLFHKEKEPLKLRIEYFIYYMKANGKQNKKIFKITENIYASDVKYPFRRKQSFRDLTTRKHYAGEHKLSLVINGKELISKDFYLSK is encoded by the coding sequence ATGGCTGACTTACTTAAAAATATTTATAATAAAGAATTCTTTGACCAGTTCTGTGATATTACAAGCACTGTAATTAAGGATTTTGACAGAAAAGTTTTTCTCAAGAAAATCTATGACAAACAGTGGGAGCAAAGAGAGCTCAAGCAAAGGATGAAGCACATAGCTTCTGTACTGAGAGATTTCCTGCCAGCAAATTATGATAAATGTATCTCCGCTGCATGCAAACTTATTGCTGAATTAAGGAAGAGGAATATAAAGCAAACCAGCGTAGAACTGATGTTCTTCCCTGAAATCATTGAGCAATATGGCATTGATCATTTGGACGTTTCTGTTAAAGGGATGGAGTTCATCACTCAGATTATCAGCTGTGAATTTGCAATCAGGCCTTTTATAATAAAGTATCCTAAGGAGATGATGAAAACGATGCTTGCATGGTCAAAGCATGAAAGTTATCATGTGAGGCGACTTGCAAGTGAAGGCTGCAGACCAAGACTTCCTTGGGCAATGGCTATTCCATCGTTGAAGAAAAATCCTGCACCGATTTTCCCGGTTCTTGAAAATCTGAAAAATGATTCTTCTGAATTTGTCAGGAGAAGTGTTGCAAATAACCTTAATGATATAGCTAAAGACCATCCGGAAAAAGTATTAGAGATAGCATTAAAATGGCAGGGAAAATGTGATGAAACAGACTGGATTATCAAGCATGGTTGTCGCACTTTGTTGAAGAAGGCAAATCCGGATGCCTTATCACTCTTCGGACTGACAACTGCTAAAAGCGTTACAATAAAAAATTTTAAAGTAGATAATTGTGACATTGTTCTTAATGATGATTTATGCTTTTCCTTTGATTTATTTCATAAGGAAAAGGAACCGCTTAAGCTTCGCATAGAGTATTTTATTTATTATATGAAAGCAAATGGAAAACAGAATAAAAAGATATTTAAGATCACTGAAAATATTTACGCTTCAGATGTAAAGTACCCTTTCAGACGAAAGCAATCGTTTAGAGACCTTACCACAAGGAAGCATTATGCAGGAGAGCATAAGCTTTCATTAGTCATAAATGGCAAAGAGTTGATCTCAAAAGATTTTTATTTAAGCAAATAA
- a CDS encoding SGNH/GDSL hydrolase family protein, producing the protein MYQVIYLIGCLLSIPMLPIIIIQGKILKRKIPVLPEAEKNRTGCIGNGDPFNLVAIGESTVAGVGVDDHKQGLTGNIARALYEYSGKKVNWDVIANTGYSAEVVNEKLISLLPKKPIDLIVIGLGANDAFEIKSPLQWKKGITDIIVSVRNRNISCPIVIAAMPPLRYCPAFSILFKSIFGGLVFLYSKTMKEVCRNNNQVYFMSKEINHKNWSHRIDPGLTMNDLFCDGVHPSKLSYEVWGREIADYVVENRLI; encoded by the coding sequence ATGTATCAAGTAATATATCTTATAGGATGTTTATTGAGCATTCCAATGCTTCCGATAATAATTATTCAGGGAAAAATCTTAAAGAGAAAAATTCCTGTTTTGCCTGAAGCTGAAAAAAACAGAACTGGATGTATCGGCAATGGTGATCCATTTAACCTTGTTGCTATAGGTGAATCTACAGTAGCGGGTGTTGGAGTAGATGATCATAAACAAGGTCTTACTGGTAATATTGCCAGGGCTCTCTATGAGTATAGTGGTAAAAAAGTTAACTGGGATGTGATTGCCAATACAGGGTATTCAGCAGAAGTAGTAAATGAAAAACTGATTTCCCTCTTGCCCAAAAAACCTATTGATCTTATTGTTATTGGCCTTGGAGCGAATGATGCATTTGAAATTAAAAGTCCTTTACAATGGAAGAAAGGAATTACGGATATAATTGTCTCTGTAAGAAATAGAAATATTAGCTGTCCTATTGTAATAGCAGCAATGCCACCACTTAGGTATTGCCCGGCTTTTTCAATTTTGTTTAAAAGCATATTCGGTGGGCTGGTTTTCCTTTACTCCAAAACGATGAAAGAAGTGTGCAGAAATAATAATCAGGTTTATTTTATGAGTAAAGAAATTAACCATAAGAACTGGTCTCACAGGATTGATCCGGGACTTACTATGAATGACTTATTCTGTGACGGCGTTCATCCTTCTAAGTTATCCTATGAAGTATGGGGAAGGGAGATAGCTGATTACGTGGTAGAAAATAGATTGATATAA